Proteins encoded together in one Branchiostoma lanceolatum isolate klBraLanc5 chromosome 11, klBraLanc5.hap2, whole genome shotgun sequence window:
- the LOC136444357 gene encoding F-box/LRR-repeat protein 2-like: MRTMRTVPVYCTKLKCFNVLPVITMATTDEENPVDPFSCLPDELILRVFSFLQPALVYLPPVAQVCKRWCGLCQDSSLWTSLKFSSTTFSSTQQEDVFCNILQRRGNVQRIDLSACWNLVTDRYLEHVGKNCSKLTQLNISGCRRITDRGLAHVANGCKKLRNVVIHACPEITCQGVVSLAKQCVNLEELTISDCEGLWRDPHRMRTIPAYCTRLKCFNVGWSSASRGIVIDLDIKHFAMYCTQLRHLNVRSSQITDNGIAYIAQYCRLLEHLDLGHCFITDTGMKCRFPRLRHLDLNGCWHLTDSGLKYLAANNPNLEYLNIDWCFRITDKGIEHLAKRCPKLRHISMAHCFSVSNRGIKQLSQNCPGIAELNVSGNFLLTDKALRYLSESNTVSLRTLNVEGCTRLTDQGMGLLLQTCGRLERLNVRDCRNLSPDGMWLLNNNIHVEGLCQREIPSFLCS; the protein is encoded by the exons ATGAGGACAATGCGGACCGTGCCAGTGTACTGCACCAAGCTCAAGTGCTTCAACGTTCTTCCtgtcatcaccatggcaacgacaGATGAGGAGAACCCGGTGGACCCTTTCTCCTGCCTCCCCGACGAGCTCATCCTCCGGGTCTTCTCCTTCCTGCAGCCAGCGCTAGTCTACTTGCCGCCCGTAGCGCAGGTGTGCAAGCGCTGGTGCGGGCTTTGCCAGGACTCGAGCTTGTGGACTTCTTTAAAGTTTTCATCCACGACGTTCAGCTCGACGCAGCAGGAAGACGTCTTCTGTAACATCTTACAACGGCGGGGAAACGTGCAAAGAATAGACCTGAGCGCCTGCTGGAACCTCGTGACGGACAGGTACCTGGAGCATGTCGGGAAGAACTGCAGTAAGCTAACGCAGCTGAACATTTCGGGCTGCCGGCGAATCACCGACCGGGGATTGGCTCATGTGGCCAACGGCTGCAAGAAGCTGCGCAACGTCGTCATCCACGCGTGCCCGGAGATCACGTGCCAAGGCGTCGTTTCATTGGCTAAGCAGTGCGTGAACTTGGAGGAGCTGACGATTAGTGACTGTGAGGGACTGTGGCGCGATCCACACCGGATGAGAACGATCCCGGCCTACTGCACGAGGCTGAAGTGCTTCAACGTGGGCTGGTCAAGCGCCTCCCGCGGCATAGTCATCGACTTGGACATTAAACACTTTGCCATGTACTGTACGCAGCTCAGACATCTCAACGTTAGGAGCTCGCAGATCACTGACAATG GAATCGCCTATATTGCGCAGTATTGCCGACTGTTGGAGCATCTGGACCTGGGCCACTGTTTCATCACCGACACCGGCATGAAGTGTCGCTTCCCCCGCCTGCGTCACCTGGACCTGAACGGCTGCTGGCACCTGACGGACAGCGGGCTGAAATACCTGGCCGCCAACAACCCCAACCTGGAGTACCTCAACATTGACTGGTGCTTCCGAATCACGGACAAGGGGATCGAGCATCTTGCCAAGCGGTGTCCGAAGCTGCGTCACATCAGCATGGCGCACTGCTTCAGCGTCAGTAACCGCGGCATCAAACAGTTATCGCAGAACTGCCCGGGCATCGCGGAGCTGAACGTCAGCGGAAACTTCCTACTGACCGACAAGGCGCTGCGGTACCTGTCGGAGTCCAACACCGTGTCGCTGAGGACGTTGAACGTGGAGGGGTGCACGCGCCTGACGGACCAGGGTATGGGGCTGCTGCTGCAGACGTGTGGGCGGCTAGAGAGGCTGAATGTGCGGGACTGTAGGAACCTGTCACCCGACGGAATGTGGCTCCTGAATAACAACATCCACGTAGAGGGACTGTGCCAGCGAGAGATTCCAAGTTTTCTGTGTAGCTGA